ACGCAACGCCATCCGCGTACTGGTCAACCTGGAGCATCGCGGCGCATGCGGTTGCGATCCCCACACGGGTGACGGCGCGGGCCTGCTGTTCCAGCTTCCCCATGACTTCTTCAAGCGGCAATGCAGGCTATCCGGCATTTCCCTGCCGGAAGCGGGCCAGTATGCCGTGGGCATGGTATTCCTGCCCAGGGGCGCCGAACACCGCCGCTGGTGCGAGCGGGCGATCGAGAAGACCGTCTGGGAGGAAGACCAGGTGTTCCTGGGATGGCGCGACGTGCCGGTGGATTTCAGTCAGGCCGGGGAACTGGCGACCCAGGTTTCTCCGCTGATCCGCCAGTTCTTCATCGGAAGCGGCGAACAGGTTTCCGATCAGGACCGCTTCGAGCGCAAGCTGTACGTCATCCGCAAGGTCATCGAAAACGCCGTCGACGCGAAGCTTCCCGAGGACAACCGCGACGACTTCTACATCGCCAGCCTGTCGAGCAAGACCATCGTCTACAAGGGACTGCTTCGGGCCGACCAGCTGGACTCCTTCTACCGCGACCTGTCCGACGAGTCCATCGTCACGTCCCTGGCGCTGGTGCATTCCAGGTACAGCACGAACACGCTG
The Gemmatimonadota bacterium DNA segment above includes these coding regions:
- a CDS encoding glutamate synthase subunit alpha translates to MKKPRGLYDPAYEHDACGVGVVANLSGEKSYAIIRNAIRVLVNLEHRGACGCDPHTGDGAGLLFQLPHDFFKRQCRLSGISLPEAGQYAVGMVFLPRGAEHRRWCERAIEKTVWEEDQVFLGWRDVPVDFSQAGELATQVSPLIRQFFIGSGEQVSDQDRFERKLYVIRKVIENAVDAKLPEDNRDDFYIASLSSKTIVYKGLLRADQLDSFYRDLSDESIVTSLALVHSRYSTNTLGSWRLAHPYRLLCHNGEINTIRGNQNWMRAREALFASPLFGDDMAKLSPIIREGASDTAGFDNALELLVSTGRSLPHALMMMIPEAWENHESMSDEKKGSATGVMRDVLVTVVNET